From a region of the Phaseolus vulgaris cultivar G19833 chromosome 6, P. vulgaris v2.0, whole genome shotgun sequence genome:
- the LOC137830928 gene encoding mitochondrial import inner membrane translocase subunit Tim13 has translation MDSFSNPSAGSSQQLSAQDIRKQLKNQLALEYAQQFLETVGKKCFEKCVTKPGSSLGGSESSCISRCVDRYIEATGIISKALFTSQ, from the exons ATGGATTCGTTCTCAAATCCATCGGCTGGGTCGTCGCAGCAGTTATCTGCGCAGGATATCAGAAAGCAGTTGAAGAATCAGCTGGCCTTGGAGTATGCTCAACAATTTCTTGAG ACAGTGGGAAAAAAGTGTTTTGAGAAGTGTGTGACGAAACCAGGTTCAAGTCTTGGTGGAAGTGAAAGCAGTTGCATATCTAGGTGCGTGGATCGATATATTGAAGCCACCGGCATAATTAGCAAAGCGTTATTTACTTCGCAATGA
- the LOC137833196 gene encoding uncharacterized protein, with the protein MSKVLHGPEVRYQAIEKAALTVVFSVQRLRHYFQSFTMIVMTNLPTRKVLQKPDVAGRMVGQKGADFRWVLSVDGSSNQKCSGAGIILEGPNGLLIEQALWFTFKVSNNQAEYEALIVGMLLAKEMGVKGLLAKSDSLLVTGQVTGEYQAKDPQMAAYLKYVQILRETFEVLELVHVPREKNARADLLAKLASSGKGGR; encoded by the coding sequence ATGAGCAAAGTATTGCATGGGCCTGAGGTGAGATATCAGGCCATTGAGAAAGCGGCCCTGACAGTAGTGTTCTCAGTACAAAGGCttcgccattacttccagagctttacaatgatagtgatgacaaaccttcCCACTCGCAAGGTCTTGCAGAAGCcagatgtggcaggaagaatggttggGCAAAAAGGAGCAGACTTCAGATGGGTACTCTCTGTAGACGGTTCCTCCAACCAAAAATGTAGTGGGGCTGGcatcatcttggaaggaccaaatgggctattgattgagcaggccctgtgGTTCACTTTCAAAGttagtaacaatcaggcagagtaTGAGGCATTGATCGTTGGAATGCtattggctaaggagatgggtgTGAAAGGTttgttggcaaagagtgactccttGTTAGTCACAGGTCAGGTCACAGGAGAATACCAAGCtaaagaccctcagatggccGCATACCTAAAGTACGTCCAGATTCTGAGGGAGACGTTTGAAGTGTTGGAGTTAGTACACGTGCCCAGAGAaaaaaatgcccgagctgacttgctagcaaagctcgccagttcaggaaAGGGGGGAAGATAG
- the LOC137833197 gene encoding uncharacterized protein — translation MPRISTYLVSREKSLHVFLVEGDETWMTPYKHYLADGILPLEPTEARKIKKNLSKYTLIDEKLFRHGFTHPILVCVNGEQCTSIMAELHEGICGSHIDGRALASKAIRAGYYWPTMMEDCTGYAQRCKQCQQHANWHKAPLEELRSIYSPWPFHTWGIDILGPFPLAVRQMKYLVVAIEYFTKWMRLSQ, via the coding sequence ATGCCCAGAATAAGCACATACCTAGTTTCTAGGGAGAAGTCGTTGCATGTTTTcctagttgaaggggacgaaacctggatgacacctTACAAACATTACTTGGCTGATGGGATACTCCCGCTGGAGCCTACAGAGGCtagaaaaatcaagaaaaatttgaGCAAGTACACCTTGATCGATGAAAAGTTGTTTAGAcatgggttcactcaccctattCTGGTATGCGTAAACGGTGAGCAGTGCACAAGCATAATGGCAgaactccatgaagggatatgcgggagTCACATCGATGGCCGAGCTCTCGCATCGAAGGCCATTCGTGCaggatattattggccaaccatgATGGAAGACTGCACGGGGTATGCACAacggtgcaagcagtgccagcaACATGCtaactggcacaaggcacctctaGAGGAGCTCAGATCGATCTATAGCccatggccgtttcatacttgggggatcgacattctggggcctttccctttagcagtgcggcagatgaagtacctcgttgttgccatagaatacttcacaaagtggatgagGCTGAGCCAGTAG